A genomic window from Silene latifolia isolate original U9 population chromosome Y, ASM4854445v1, whole genome shotgun sequence includes:
- the LOC141633531 gene encoding uncharacterized protein LOC141633531: MWVSRISSLGAQAIKKLTQGSPGQAAYTPRSSYFHACACRGVQSSLRPLQMQQYLCTAAATDSGKGEDKGKKTINVTFVETDGSEKHVEVPVGTNILEAAHSNDIELEGACEGSCACSTCHVIVMDMEYYNRLPDPSDEENDMLDLAFGLTETSRLGCQVEATPDIDGIRLALPVATRNFAVDGYKPKPH; encoded by the exons GTTCCCCAGGGCAAGCAGCATATACTCCGAGAAGCTCATATTTTCATGCATGTGCTTGCAGGGGAGTACAGTCCTCATTACGCCCTTTACAG ATGCAGCAATATCTTTGTACTGCTGCTGCCACTGATTCAGGCAAGGGTGAAGACAAAGGCAAGAAAAC GATAAACGTGACATTTGTGGAAACAGATGGATCCGAGAAACATGTGGAGGTTCCTGTTGGTACAAACATTTTAGAAGCTGCACATTCAAATGATATTGAGCTTGAAG GAGCATGTGAGGGATCTTGTGCATGCTCTACATGTCATGTTATCGTCATG GATATGGAGTACTACAACAGACTACCAGATCCCTCTGATGAAGAAAATGATATGCTGGACCTAGCCTTCGGGCTCACAGAAAC GTCCCGTCTGGGTTGCCAAGTTGAAGCAACGCCTGATATTGATGGAATTCGCTTAGCTCTCCCAGTTGCTACTAGAAATTTTGCTGTGGACGGCTATAAACCAAAGCCCCACTAG